The Saprospiraceae bacterium genome includes a window with the following:
- a CDS encoding thioredoxin family protein — protein sequence MSKSNFKLLLSILTIVFGVPKSAHAGNIKFINSLEQAKKLAEQEQKVIFVDVMADWCGPCKKMIVDIESNSAMVDFFNSNFINLKINEKFNRNFLTKYSISAFPTLMFLSKSGEVIESRRGYPGSETLFKLAKSVYTNSDVYVNEIKMDASTFNEETFLNEVSVKVAHMNTDYKKQYLEKLFQKGEVFQKVILENFPTLIDFKMVSDSYKKSGYQGNLQLTEKLLLSFLFHNNNFFFIENIRKESKSLSELTQLQQNKIMAFMMAYRELVLYKQIGASEKENLLVYARSLLKIYPETTDLDLLHDAFVELIKYEKFPEFYLQIEPSILNLSEKSDEFLYSEILSVIYAKTGRKDEAALAVARGQNLAVQANVKHIPFMIKFREEIMQE from the coding sequence ATGAGTAAATCTAACTTTAAATTACTTTTATCTATTCTGACTATCGTCTTTGGAGTACCCAAATCTGCTCATGCCGGCAATATCAAGTTTATCAATTCATTGGAACAGGCAAAAAAACTTGCGGAACAGGAACAAAAAGTGATTTTTGTGGATGTCATGGCGGATTGGTGTGGTCCGTGTAAAAAAATGATAGTCGATATCGAGTCGAATAGTGCAATGGTAGATTTTTTTAATTCGAACTTTATAAATCTCAAAATTAACGAAAAATTCAACAGAAATTTTTTGACTAAATACAGTATATCTGCATTCCCCACTTTAATGTTTCTTTCAAAAAGTGGAGAAGTCATTGAATCCCGTAGAGGATATCCGGGTTCTGAAACACTTTTCAAATTAGCCAAAAGTGTTTATACTAATTCAGATGTTTATGTTAACGAAATAAAAATGGATGCAAGCACATTCAACGAAGAAACATTTTTGAATGAAGTTTCTGTTAAAGTGGCTCATATGAATACCGATTATAAAAAACAATATCTGGAGAAATTATTTCAAAAAGGAGAAGTATTCCAAAAAGTAATTTTGGAGAATTTCCCTACTTTGATAGATTTCAAAATGGTTTCAGATAGCTATAAAAAATCAGGGTATCAGGGAAATCTACAATTGACTGAAAAACTGCTGCTAAGTTTTTTGTTTCATAATAATAATTTTTTCTTTATTGAAAACATCAGAAAAGAAAGCAAATCATTATCAGAATTAACACAGTTACAACAAAATAAAATAATGGCTTTCATGATGGCATATCGTGAATTAGTTCTTTACAAGCAGATCGGAGCTTCGGAAAAAGAAAATTTACTTGTTTATGCACGCAGCCTGTTAAAAATTTATCCGGAAACAACGGATTTAGATCTTCTTCATGATGCATTTGTAGAACTGATCAAATATGAAAAATTCCCGGAATTTTATCTTCAGATTGAACCATCAATTTTAAATTTATCTGAAAAATCTGATGAATTTTTATATTCTGAAATCCTAAGTGTTATTTATGCAAAAACCGGAAGGAAAGATGAAGCAGCACTTGCAGTGGCACGTGGTCAAAATTTAGCAGTTCAGGCAAATGTGAAACATATTCCGTTTATGATTAAATTCCGAGAAGAAATAATGCAGGAATAA
- a CDS encoding IS1634 family transposase yields the protein MKIRIVKTASNAKAVQIVRYQNNRRIILHHIGSAHNEIELDELMTIANEWIKDASKQLSVFPDESPNKLLHLNHCTFIGVQYHFFYQQINTIQDKLGFVGLPALLNDLVTMRIFEPASKLRSLELMEHFFGIKHSRKSYYKIAPQCIDLKEKVETKVVDFAKEHYSFNYDIVFYDVTTLYFETFAEDELRKNGFSKDNKSQQPQILIALMVTQEGFPIAYEIFSGNTFEGHTIVPVIKDFIKRNNVESFTVVADAAMISSENIAHLIQNNINYIVGARLGNLSVKLLETIDQQIVRQDGKSIRIKTELGCLICSYSSVRYRKDLYEMNKQIEKAKQVIELPSKRRKQKFTKTNDRKWNLTKT from the coding sequence GTGAAAATCAGGATAGTCAAAACCGCATCAAATGCCAAAGCGGTTCAAATAGTACGGTATCAAAACAACAGGCGAATCATTTTACACCATATTGGCTCGGCTCATAACGAAATCGAACTAGATGAACTTATGACTATAGCTAATGAATGGATCAAAGACGCTTCAAAGCAGTTATCTGTTTTTCCCGATGAAAGCCCAAACAAACTACTTCATCTCAATCATTGTACATTTATCGGGGTGCAATACCATTTTTTCTACCAACAGATAAATACTATACAGGATAAATTGGGGTTTGTTGGGTTGCCGGCATTATTGAATGATTTGGTAACAATGAGGATATTTGAACCAGCATCTAAACTTCGTTCCTTAGAATTGATGGAACATTTTTTTGGCATAAAACATAGTCGTAAGAGTTATTACAAGATTGCTCCACAATGTATTGACTTAAAAGAAAAGGTAGAGACGAAAGTAGTAGATTTTGCAAAGGAGCATTATTCGTTCAATTATGATATTGTTTTTTACGATGTGACAACACTTTACTTTGAGACCTTTGCAGAAGACGAATTACGAAAGAACGGCTTTTCTAAAGACAATAAATCGCAGCAACCACAAATATTAATAGCGCTGATGGTTACCCAGGAAGGTTTTCCGATTGCTTATGAAATCTTCAGTGGCAACACGTTTGAAGGACATACGATTGTTCCTGTCATCAAAGATTTTATCAAAAGAAATAATGTGGAATCATTTACGGTAGTGGCAGATGCGGCAATGATTAGTTCAGAAAATATTGCACACTTAATCCAAAACAATATCAACTATATTGTAGGAGCACGATTGGGCAACCTTTCAGTAAAGCTGCTCGAAACTATAGACCAACAAATCGTCAGGCAAGATGGTAAAAGTATCAGAATTAAGACGGAATTAGGTTGTTTGATTTGTAGTTATTCTTCTGTGCGATACCGCAAAGATTTATATGAGATGAACAAACAAATAGAGAAAGCAAAACAGGTAATTGAATTACCATCAAAGAGAAGAAAACAAAAATTTACCAAGACCAATGACAGAAAATGGAACTTAACGAAGACCTAA